Proteins encoded in a region of the Dehalococcoidales bacterium genome:
- a CDS encoding efflux RND transporter periplasmic adaptor subunit, with protein sequence EGTVTSIASVPIVEAGVVLYNARISFDVPEGTKLKVGMSATADTISTERSDVLLVPDRAISYSEGGPVVYVLVNEQIEERPVVIGISDGFQTEIKEGLAEGEIVVVSVKTSSESDGFGFFG encoded by the coding sequence TTGAGGGTACGGTTACCTCCATCGCTTCCGTACCGATCGTAGAGGCCGGTGTGGTGCTTTACAACGCCCGGATCAGCTTTGATGTTCCCGAGGGAACAAAACTCAAGGTCGGTATGAGTGCCACCGCCGATACCATTAGCACGGAACGAAGTGATGTCCTGCTGGTACCCGACCGGGCAATCAGCTACAGCGAAGGCGGCCCGGTGGTCTACGTGTTGGTTAACGAGCAGATTGAGGAGCGGCCGGTAGTTATCGGCATCAGCGACGGCTTTCAGACCGAGATTAAGGAAGGGCTTGCCGAAGGAGAGATAGTGGTTGTCTCGGTCAAGACCAGCTCGGAGTCGGATGGGTTCGGTTTCTTCGGCTAA